In Massilia antarctica, the following are encoded in one genomic region:
- the apaG gene encoding Co2+/Mg2+ efflux protein ApaG gives MAAYEFTVTVRTQYLPEQSDPSRSNYVFTYSITIKNTGTVGAQLISRHWVITDANNHVDEVRGLGVVGHQPLLQPGEQFEYTSGTQLATPQGSMTGEYFCVAEDGHQFETKIPEFVLSLPRTLH, from the coding sequence ATGGCCGCTTACGAATTTACTGTCACTGTCAGGACCCAGTACCTGCCGGAGCAGTCCGATCCGAGCCGAAGCAATTACGTGTTCACCTATTCGATCACGATCAAAAACACCGGCACCGTCGGCGCGCAGCTCATTTCGCGGCACTGGGTGATCACCGATGCGAACAACCACGTCGACGAAGTGCGCGGCCTGGGCGTGGTCGGTCACCAGCCGCTCTTGCAGCCGGGCGAACAGTTCGAATACACCAGCGGCACCCAGCTGGCCACCCCGCAAGGCTCGATGACCGGCGAATACTTCTGCGTGGCCGAAGACGGCCATCAGTTCGAGACCAAGATTCCCGAATTCGTGCTGTCGCTGCCGCGCACCCTGCACTGA
- the trpD gene encoding anthranilate phosphoribosyltransferase, whose protein sequence is MPITPQEALLRCIEHREIFHDEMLHLFRQIMSGEMSPTMIAALTIGLRVKKETIGEIAAAAQVMREFSTKVPMADTTHLLDIVGTGGDGAHTFNISTTAMFVAAAAGARVAKHGGRSVSSSSGSADVIESLGANINLSPEQIAQSIAQTGIGFMFAPNHHAAMKHAAPVRRELGVRTIFNILGPLTNPAGAPNILMGVFHQDLVGIQVRVLQRLGAQHAVVVYGRDNMDEVSLGAATMVGELVNGEIREYEIHPEDFGLQMIASRNLKVANAEESKTKMMEALNGEPGAAYDIVALNAGTALYAAGVASSIEDGLKKARAAIESGAARAKVDQFVQVTQQLGV, encoded by the coding sequence ATGCCGATCACCCCACAAGAAGCACTGCTGCGCTGTATCGAACACCGCGAGATTTTCCACGACGAGATGCTGCACCTGTTCCGCCAGATCATGTCGGGCGAAATGTCGCCGACCATGATCGCCGCGCTCACCATCGGCTTGCGCGTGAAGAAGGAAACCATCGGCGAAATCGCCGCCGCCGCGCAAGTGATGCGCGAATTTTCGACCAAGGTGCCAATGGCCGACACCACCCACCTGCTCGACATCGTCGGCACCGGTGGCGACGGCGCCCACACTTTCAATATTTCGACCACGGCGATGTTCGTGGCGGCCGCCGCCGGCGCGCGTGTGGCCAAGCACGGCGGCCGCAGCGTGTCGTCATCATCCGGCAGCGCCGATGTGATCGAGTCGCTGGGCGCGAACATCAACCTGTCGCCCGAGCAGATTGCGCAGTCGATCGCGCAGACGGGCATCGGCTTCATGTTCGCTCCCAACCACCACGCCGCCATGAAGCATGCGGCCCCGGTGCGGCGCGAGCTGGGCGTGCGCACCATCTTCAACATCCTGGGTCCCCTGACCAATCCGGCCGGCGCGCCGAATATCCTGATGGGCGTGTTTCACCAGGATCTGGTGGGCATCCAGGTGCGCGTGCTGCAGCGCTTGGGCGCCCAGCACGCGGTGGTGGTATATGGCCGCGACAATATGGATGAAGTCTCGCTCGGCGCGGCCACCATGGTCGGTGAACTGGTCAACGGCGAGATTCGCGAGTACGAGATTCATCCGGAAGACTTCGGCCTGCAGATGATCGCCAGCCGCAATCTCAAGGTGGCGAATGCGGAAGAGTCGAAGACCAAGATGATGGAAGCGCTCAACGGCGAGCCGGGAGCGGCGTACGACATCGTGGCGCTCAATGCGGGTACGGCGCTGTACGCGGCCGGCGTGGCATCTTCGATCGAGGATGGCCTGAAAAAAGCACGCGCCGCCATCGAATCGGGCGCCGCGCGCGCCAAGGTCGACCAGTTTGTACAGGTGACGCAGCAGCTTGGTGTATGA
- a CDS encoding phosphoglycolate phosphatase produces the protein MFINSTNASHTPIRAVIIDLDGTMLDTLPDFHVAINAMRGQFGYAPITREQIALMIGKGSENLIRSVLALELDAASIEQRFDEAMAFYQGHYLAINGDHSALYDGVIDGLEAMKAQGLRLACVTNKPIAFATPLLAQKGLAPYFEIVYGGDSLPRKKPDPMPMLQVCADFDLAPAQVVAIGDSSNDAEAARAAGCFVLTVPYGYNHGRAIHETDSDGIVSSLLEAANLIRSHNNDAN, from the coding sequence ATGTTTATCAACTCTACCAACGCCAGCCACACCCCGATCCGCGCGGTGATCATCGACCTCGATGGCACCATGCTCGACACCCTGCCCGACTTCCACGTCGCCATCAACGCCATGCGCGGACAGTTCGGCTACGCGCCGATCACGCGCGAGCAGATCGCGCTGATGATCGGCAAAGGCTCGGAAAACCTGATCCGCAGCGTGCTCGCGCTGGAGCTCGACGCCGCCAGTATCGAGCAGCGCTTCGATGAAGCCATGGCCTTCTACCAAGGTCACTACCTGGCCATCAACGGCGACCATAGCGCGCTGTATGACGGCGTGATCGACGGCCTGGAAGCGATGAAAGCGCAGGGCCTGCGCTTGGCCTGCGTGACCAACAAGCCGATCGCCTTCGCCACGCCGCTGCTGGCGCAAAAGGGCCTGGCGCCGTATTTCGAGATCGTGTACGGCGGCGATTCGCTGCCACGCAAAAAACCGGACCCGATGCCGATGCTGCAGGTGTGCGCCGACTTCGACCTGGCGCCGGCGCAGGTGGTGGCCATCGGCGACTCGTCCAACGACGCCGAGGCGGCTCGCGCGGCCGGCTGCTTTGTGTTGACGGTACCGTATGGTTACAACCACGGGCGGGCTATACACGAAACCGATTCCGATGGTATAGTTAGCTCGCTGTTAGAAGCAGCAAACCTGATTCGTTCGCATAACAACGACGCAAACTGA
- the rpe gene encoding ribulose-phosphate 3-epimerase — protein MTTFRIAPSILSADFARLGEEVRNVVASGADIIHFDVMDNHYVPNLTIGPLVCQAIRPHVQVPIDVHLMVKPVDRLIPDFAKAGANIITFHPEASEHIDRSLQLIRDNGCKAGLVFNPGTPLHFLDHVMDKIDMILIMSVNPGFGGQSFIPEALKKIALARRMIDESGRDILLEVDGGIKIDNIAAAAAAGADTFVAGSAIFGQPDYKAVIDAMRVELAKVGPEGRA, from the coding sequence ATGACCACATTCCGCATCGCTCCCAGCATCTTGTCCGCCGATTTCGCCCGCCTGGGCGAGGAAGTGCGCAATGTCGTTGCCTCGGGCGCCGACATCATCCACTTCGACGTGATGGACAACCATTATGTTCCCAACCTGACCATCGGCCCGCTGGTGTGCCAGGCGATCCGCCCGCACGTGCAGGTGCCGATCGACGTGCACCTGATGGTCAAGCCCGTCGACCGCCTGATTCCGGATTTTGCCAAGGCTGGCGCGAACATCATCACCTTTCACCCGGAAGCGTCCGAGCATATCGACCGCTCGCTCCAGCTGATTCGCGATAACGGCTGCAAGGCCGGCCTGGTATTCAATCCGGGCACCCCGCTGCACTTCCTCGACCACGTGATGGACAAGATCGACATGATCCTCATTATGTCGGTCAATCCGGGCTTCGGCGGCCAATCCTTCATTCCGGAAGCGCTGAAGAAAATCGCGCTGGCGCGCCGCATGATCGACGAGTCGGGCCGCGACATCCTGCTTGAAGTCGATGGCGGCATCAAGATCGATAACATCGCCGCTGCCGCCGCAGCCGGCGCGGATACCTTCGTGGCCGGTTCGGCCATCTTCGGCCAGCCGGACTACAAGGCCGTCATCGACGCCATGCGCGTGGAGCTGGCCAAGGTTGGTCCAGAGGGCCGCGCGTAA
- the trpE gene encoding anthranilate synthase component I — MTELEFKSLAIEGFNRIPLIAEAFADLETPLTLYLKLAQTQNAGKNTFLLESVVGGERFGRYSFIGLPATTVLRTFGTRTEIVKNGKVIETHDGNPLDFIEQYQARFKVALRPGLPRFCGGLAGYFGYDTVRHIERKLADTQPKDDLGLPDIQLMVTEELAVIDNLSGKLYLIVYADTSQPEAYSKARQRLKDLRMMLRRGVDAPVTSSSVRTEAVRDFSKEDYLKAVARAHEYVMAGDLMQVQIGQRIRKPYVDNPLTLYRALRSLNPSPYMYFYNFGDMQIVGASPEILVRNETASDGTRKVTLRPIAGTRPRGATPERDAELSKELLADPKEIAEHVMLIDLARNDLGRISETGSVKVTERMVVEKYSHVQHIVSNVEGTLKSGMSNLDVLRATFPAGTLTGAPKVRAMEVIDELEPTKRGIYGGACGYLSFGGEMDVAIAIRTGVIKDGMLYVQAAAGIVADSIPEMEWQETENKARAVLRAAEQVQDGLDGEL; from the coding sequence ATGACCGAACTCGAATTCAAATCGCTGGCCATCGAAGGCTTCAACCGCATTCCATTGATCGCGGAAGCCTTCGCCGATCTCGAAACGCCCCTCACGCTCTACCTCAAGCTGGCCCAGACCCAGAACGCTGGCAAGAACACCTTCCTGCTCGAATCGGTGGTTGGCGGCGAGCGTTTCGGACGCTATTCCTTCATCGGCCTGCCCGCGACGACGGTGCTGCGCACGTTCGGCACGCGCACCGAGATCGTCAAGAACGGCAAGGTGATCGAAACCCACGACGGCAATCCGCTCGACTTCATCGAACAGTACCAGGCGCGCTTCAAGGTCGCGCTGCGTCCGGGCCTGCCGCGCTTTTGCGGCGGCCTGGCCGGCTACTTCGGCTACGACACGGTGCGCCACATCGAGCGCAAGCTGGCCGACACCCAGCCGAAGGACGACCTGGGCCTGCCCGACATCCAGCTGATGGTGACCGAGGAACTGGCGGTCATCGATAACCTGTCAGGCAAGCTGTATCTGATCGTGTACGCCGACACGTCGCAGCCGGAAGCGTATTCCAAGGCGCGCCAGCGCCTGAAAGACCTGCGCATGATGCTGCGCCGCGGGGTCGACGCGCCGGTCACATCGAGCTCGGTGCGTACCGAAGCGGTGCGCGACTTCAGCAAGGAGGATTACCTCAAGGCCGTCGCCCGCGCCCACGAATACGTGATGGCCGGGGACCTGATGCAGGTACAGATCGGCCAGCGCATCCGCAAGCCTTACGTGGACAATCCGCTGACCCTGTACCGCGCGCTGCGCTCCTTGAATCCGTCGCCGTACATGTACTTCTATAACTTCGGCGACATGCAGATCGTCGGCGCCTCGCCGGAGATTTTGGTGCGCAACGAAACCGCCTCCGACGGCACCAGGAAAGTGACCCTGCGCCCGATCGCCGGCACCCGTCCGCGCGGCGCCACCCCGGAACGCGACGCCGAACTGTCGAAGGAATTGCTGGCCGACCCGAAAGAGATCGCCGAACACGTCATGCTGATCGACCTGGCGCGCAATGACCTGGGCCGCATTTCCGAAACGGGCAGCGTCAAGGTCACCGAACGCATGGTCGTCGAAAAGTACTCGCATGTGCAGCACATCGTCTCCAACGTCGAAGGCACTTTGAAGAGCGGCATGTCCAACCTGGACGTGCTGCGCGCGACCTTCCCGGCCGGCACCTTGACCGGCGCGCCGAAAGTGCGCGCCATGGAAGTGATCGACGAACTCGAACCGACCAAGCGCGGCATCTACGGCGGCGCCTGCGGCTACCTGAGTTTTGGCGGCGAGATGGACGTGGCGATCGCGATCCGCACCGGCGTGATCAAGGACGGCATGCTGTACGTGCAGGCCGCCGCCGGCATCGTGGCCGATTCGATCCCCGAAATGGAATGGCAGGAAACCGAAAACAAGGCGCGCGCTGTCCTGCGCGCAGCCGAACAAGTGCAAGACGGCCTGGATGGGGAGCTCTGA
- a CDS encoding anthranilate synthase component II yields the protein MLLMIDNYDSFTYNLVQYFGELGEEVRTVRNDEITIDEISAMQPDRICISPGPKTPAEAGISVSILEQFKGKLPILGVCLGHQAIGAAFGGKVIRAKQVMHGKTSLIAHTGVGVFKNLPSPFTVIRYHSLAIERASLPACLEVTAWTDDGEIMGVRHREFDIEGVQFHPESILSEHGHALLKNFLER from the coding sequence ATGCTGCTGATGATCGATAACTACGACTCGTTCACCTACAACCTGGTGCAGTATTTCGGTGAGTTGGGCGAGGAAGTGCGTACCGTGCGCAACGACGAAATCACGATCGACGAGATCAGCGCGATGCAGCCGGACCGCATCTGCATCTCGCCCGGTCCCAAGACCCCGGCCGAAGCCGGGATCTCGGTCTCCATCCTGGAGCAATTCAAGGGCAAGCTGCCGATCCTCGGCGTGTGCCTCGGCCACCAGGCCATCGGCGCAGCGTTCGGCGGCAAGGTCATTCGCGCCAAGCAGGTCATGCATGGCAAAACTTCACTGATCGCGCACACCGGCGTGGGCGTGTTCAAGAATCTTCCGAGTCCGTTTACGGTCATCCGCTACCACTCGCTGGCGATCGAGCGCGCGTCGCTCCCGGCCTGCCTGGAAGTGACGGCATGGACCGACGACGGCGAGATCATGGGCGTGCGGCACAGGGAGTTCGATATCGAGGGTGTGCAGTTTCACCCCGAATCGATCCTGTCCGAGCATGGCCATGCCTTGCTGAAGAATTTTCTCGAACGCTAA